A window from Streptomyces sp. NBC_00271 encodes these proteins:
- a CDS encoding carboxyl transferase domain-containing protein — MTERFSAREAIALAGDDFRELSVPMREFKPDGPLSWQGYDDSRRRALARTGEDESVVCGTAVIGSTRVVLIAFEFGFLGGSLGERTGDRVEAAYTHARAHRLPVVSLVATGGSRMQEGMLALTQLQRVARQSALAREAGLPQIAVLRDPTTGGGWATLGAGADVTLALPGAQVGFAGSRVRPPDADPAAYTAEAQVTAGAVDAVVREEELRETLTLWLTLLTAPTPDPGAEAAPGAKPGPETGAGPQAGAKAEPKAGTEPQAEAKAGTGPQARTGQEAEPGPQAGARPEAKPRPEAEAEPESEAGAKPEAGAGAKPRPEVEPVPPPAALGAHDLPATGWDAVRHARSPERPRAAAYLDAYFTRRAAISGDRCGGSDDGMLCGFGSGPAGRTVAYAAQCGSATRPAGYRTAARLIRLAGRLGFPVLTLVDTPGAANDAQAERQGAGSAIADLFAAVATARTPVTTLVIGEGGSGGALALAAPGNTWATPDSYFSVIAPELAAAILKRPASEVHDTADQLRIRPQDLVELGVIRGIVEHAER, encoded by the coding sequence ATGACTGAGCGTTTCTCCGCCCGCGAGGCCATCGCCCTGGCCGGCGATGATTTCCGCGAACTCTCCGTTCCCATGAGGGAGTTCAAGCCGGACGGTCCCTTGTCCTGGCAGGGGTACGACGACTCGCGCCGCCGCGCCCTCGCCCGTACCGGCGAGGACGAGTCCGTCGTCTGCGGCACCGCGGTCATCGGCTCCACCCGCGTCGTACTGATCGCCTTCGAGTTCGGCTTCCTCGGCGGCTCGCTCGGCGAACGCACCGGCGACCGCGTCGAGGCCGCCTACACCCACGCCCGTGCGCATCGCCTGCCCGTCGTCTCGCTCGTCGCGACGGGCGGCAGCCGGATGCAGGAGGGCATGCTCGCCCTCACCCAACTCCAGCGCGTGGCACGGCAGTCCGCGCTCGCCCGGGAGGCGGGGCTGCCGCAGATCGCCGTGCTGCGGGATCCGACGACGGGCGGCGGCTGGGCGACGCTGGGTGCGGGCGCCGACGTGACCCTGGCGTTGCCCGGCGCCCAGGTCGGCTTCGCCGGCTCCCGGGTCCGCCCGCCCGACGCGGACCCGGCGGCGTACACGGCCGAGGCCCAGGTGACGGCGGGCGCGGTGGACGCCGTCGTACGGGAGGAGGAACTCCGGGAGACCCTGACGCTGTGGCTGACCCTACTGACCGCCCCCACGCCCGACCCCGGGGCCGAGGCCGCCCCCGGAGCCAAGCCCGGGCCGGAGACCGGGGCCGGGCCGCAGGCCGGAGCCAAGGCCGAGCCCAAGGCCGGAACCGAGCCGCAGGCCGAAGCCAAGGCCGGGACCGGGCCGCAGGCCAGGACCGGGCAGGAGGCCGAGCCCGGGCCGCAGGCCGGGGCCAGGCCCGAGGCCAAGCCTAGGCCCGAGGCCGAGGCCGAGCCCGAGTCCGAGGCCGGGGCCAAGCCCGAGGCCGGGGCCGGGGCCAAGCCCAGGCCCGAGGTCGAGCCCGTCCCTCCCCCGGCCGCCCTCGGTGCCCACGACCTCCCCGCCACCGGCTGGGACGCCGTCCGGCACGCCCGGTCCCCCGAGCGCCCCCGGGCCGCCGCCTACCTGGACGCCTACTTCACGCGCCGCGCCGCGATCAGCGGCGACCGTTGCGGCGGCAGCGACGACGGCATGCTGTGCGGGTTCGGTTCCGGACCCGCGGGGCGGACCGTGGCGTACGCCGCCCAGTGCGGGAGCGCGACCCGCCCCGCCGGATACCGCACCGCCGCCCGGCTGATCCGGCTCGCCGGCCGGCTCGGCTTCCCCGTACTGACGCTGGTGGACACCCCGGGCGCCGCCAACGACGCGCAGGCCGAGCGGCAGGGCGCGGGCTCGGCGATCGCGGACCTGTTCGCCGCGGTGGCCACCGCGCGTACGCCCGTCACCACCCTGGTGATCGGCGAGGGCGGCTCGGGCGGCGCGCTCGCGCTCGCCGCGCCCGGCAACACCTGGGCCACGCCGGACAGTTACTTCTCCGTCATCGCGCCGGAGCTCGCGGCCGCGATCCTCAAGCGCCCGGCGAGCGAGGTGCACGACACGGCGGACCAACTCCGCATCCGGCCACAGGACTTGGTGGAGCTGGGTGTGATCCGGGGCATCGTGGAGCACGCGGAGCGCTGA
- a CDS encoding S8 family serine peptidase, with protein MTRGPVRRGAALLSAGLVLAVLPMGPAGAAEAAAPAPTRTASATHTVTLVTGDKVTVTDLGAGRKTVAVERPRGATGAVRTQVTNGAVSVVPDEALPYLRAGTLDRRLFDVSELIRQGLTDRKTAELPLILTYGKGARAATLRGAEQKRALPSIRGAAVAADKGRTFWQSLTRQGGTVDKVWLDGRVHADLAESNAQIGTPQAWEAGLTGKGVTVAVLDTGVDAGHPDLAGRVSVSKSFIDGQEVADRNGHGTHTTSTVGGSGAASDGKERGVAPDATLAVGKVLSDEGSGSDSEIIAGMEWAARDVHAKVISMSLGSTEASDGTDPMAQAVNTLSKETGALFVVAAGNTGAPSSIGSPGAADAALTVGAVDSADQAAYFTSAGPRYGDNALKPDLSAPGVDILAARSQLVAGSGYYTSMSGTSMATPHVAGVAALLAEKHPDWTGAQLKDALMSTSRQLDASAYVLGSGRVSVPDAIDAKVTATGSADLGFYSWPYEANQPVTKTVTYTNSSDSSVELSLAVRGAADGVATLADSTLTVPAHGTASTTVTGDGSKAPVGDTSGQIVASVGGTPVAHTVFGLVKEEERYTLTVHVKDRAGEPTAAYLAVQQLAAGVDPFPASVDDSGTLKLRLGPGAYSLTSFLDVHGSHGADSLGLGFLAAPEITLDRDREVTLDGRQLREIRAEVERRTETRQLLMEYDRNAGGSDQFGAVQVPVKYDSVFAAPTAKVSRGTFEYRTVWRLGKPLLEVKGVGEAVVQPGGTLIEGRSRLPLVDVGTGPFTGVSGKAVLATLADGVEPAALAQAAQDAGAKALFVTDGAAGRLNAWFGTDDGADRPLQIATVNAADAARLRAAGHLDMTGTRNTPYVYDLSEGHEGAIPRGDLTYEPGARELAVLDTRFHAAKPVSGSEFRYSVTDAFPIGIGFQERIDYPAERTDYVSTGTGQTWMESVNLGAGALEERSGLVHYRGGTHATLNWFKPVWHAWLGTGLGWGQERAGNQIQFNTPGWGDSGPDHTGFGDVWSDDTGMTQFTSVYQDGTLVDRRKSSGAYVWDAPADEHTYKVVTDTTLDPDRWTLSTQGHSEWTLRSAATPADRWTFLPLINLGYDIDTDLAGAVRGGGRVPVGIHAEYVKGAPGTGTIGGGKLEVSYDDGKSWRAVPLSGGGGAASWKGTLSVPRGAEFISLRASARDDRGGSVSQEVIRAVGVR; from the coding sequence ATGACCAGAGGACCAGTCAGACGGGGGGCGGCTCTGCTGTCCGCCGGGCTCGTGCTCGCCGTACTGCCCATGGGGCCGGCGGGCGCGGCCGAGGCAGCCGCCCCGGCCCCGACGCGCACCGCCTCCGCCACCCACACCGTCACGCTCGTCACCGGCGACAAGGTGACCGTCACCGACCTCGGCGCGGGCAGGAAGACGGTCGCGGTCGAGCGGCCCCGGGGGGCCACGGGGGCGGTCCGCACCCAGGTGACGAACGGGGCCGTGAGCGTCGTACCGGACGAGGCACTGCCCTATCTGCGGGCGGGCACCCTCGACCGGCGGCTGTTCGACGTGAGCGAGCTGATACGTCAGGGGCTCACCGACCGGAAGACGGCCGAGCTGCCGTTGATCCTGACGTACGGCAAGGGGGCGCGCGCGGCCACCCTGCGCGGGGCCGAGCAGAAGCGCGCGCTGCCCAGCATCCGGGGCGCCGCCGTCGCCGCCGACAAGGGGCGCACCTTCTGGCAGTCCCTCACCCGGCAGGGCGGGACGGTCGACAAGGTCTGGCTCGACGGGCGCGTGCACGCCGACCTGGCCGAGAGCAACGCCCAGATCGGTACGCCGCAGGCCTGGGAGGCAGGGCTCACCGGGAAGGGCGTCACGGTCGCCGTGCTCGACACGGGCGTGGACGCCGGCCATCCCGACCTGGCCGGACGGGTCTCCGTCAGCAAGAGCTTCATCGACGGGCAGGAGGTCGCCGACCGCAACGGGCACGGTACGCACACGACGTCCACGGTCGGCGGCAGCGGTGCCGCCTCCGACGGCAAGGAGCGGGGTGTCGCGCCCGACGCGACGCTCGCCGTCGGCAAGGTACTCAGCGACGAGGGCTCGGGCAGCGACTCGGAGATCATCGCGGGCATGGAGTGGGCCGCGCGGGACGTGCACGCCAAGGTGATCTCCATGAGCCTCGGCTCGACCGAGGCGAGTGACGGTACGGATCCCATGGCGCAGGCGGTGAACACGCTGTCCAAGGAGACCGGCGCCCTCTTCGTCGTCGCCGCGGGCAACACCGGCGCCCCCTCCTCCATCGGCTCGCCCGGCGCCGCCGACGCCGCGCTGACCGTCGGCGCGGTGGACTCCGCCGACCAGGCCGCCTACTTCACCAGCGCAGGACCGCGCTACGGCGACAACGCCCTCAAGCCCGACCTGTCCGCGCCCGGCGTCGACATCCTGGCGGCTCGCTCCCAGCTCGTCGCCGGCAGTGGTTACTACACCTCCATGAGCGGTACGTCGATGGCGACGCCGCATGTCGCCGGTGTGGCCGCCCTGCTCGCCGAGAAGCACCCCGACTGGACCGGCGCCCAGCTCAAGGACGCCCTGATGTCGACGTCGAGGCAACTCGACGCGTCCGCCTATGTGCTGGGCTCGGGCCGGGTGAGTGTGCCGGACGCGATCGACGCGAAGGTCACCGCCACCGGGAGCGCCGATCTCGGGTTCTACAGTTGGCCGTACGAGGCGAACCAGCCCGTCACGAAGACCGTGACCTACACCAACTCCTCGGACTCCTCCGTCGAGTTGAGCCTCGCCGTGCGGGGCGCCGCCGACGGGGTGGCCACCCTCGCCGACTCCACGCTCACCGTGCCCGCGCACGGCACCGCGTCGACGACCGTGACGGGCGACGGCTCGAAGGCGCCCGTGGGCGACACCTCCGGGCAGATCGTCGCGTCCGTCGGCGGCACGCCCGTCGCGCACACCGTGTTCGGGCTGGTGAAGGAGGAGGAGCGGTACACGCTCACCGTCCACGTCAAGGACCGCGCGGGCGAGCCGACCGCCGCCTACCTCGCGGTGCAGCAACTCGCCGCGGGCGTGGACCCGTTCCCGGCCTCGGTCGACGACTCCGGCACCCTGAAACTCCGGCTCGGGCCGGGGGCGTACAGCCTGACCTCCTTCCTCGACGTGCACGGCAGTCACGGCGCCGACTCGCTCGGGCTCGGCTTCCTCGCCGCGCCCGAGATCACCCTCGACCGGGACCGCGAGGTCACCCTCGACGGACGGCAGCTCCGGGAGATCCGGGCCGAGGTGGAGCGGCGGACCGAGACCCGGCAGCTGCTCATGGAGTACGACCGGAACGCGGGCGGCTCCGACCAGTTCGGCGCCGTCCAGGTGCCCGTGAAGTACGACAGCGTCTTCGCCGCGCCGACCGCGAAGGTCTCCCGGGGCACCTTCGAGTACCGGACCGTGTGGCGGCTGGGGAAGCCGTTGCTGGAGGTGAAGGGCGTCGGCGAGGCCGTCGTCCAGCCGGGCGGGACCCTGATCGAGGGCCGGAGCAGGCTGCCGCTGGTGGACGTCGGGACCGGACCGTTCACCGGGGTGAGCGGCAAGGCCGTGCTCGCGACACTCGCCGACGGTGTCGAGCCCGCCGCCCTCGCCCAGGCGGCCCAGGACGCGGGCGCCAAGGCGCTGTTCGTCACCGACGGCGCGGCCGGGCGGCTCAACGCCTGGTTCGGCACGGACGACGGCGCGGACCGGCCGCTGCAGATCGCCACGGTGAACGCGGCGGACGCGGCACGGCTGCGGGCTGCTGGACATCTCGACATGACCGGGACGCGCAACACGCCGTACGTCTACGACCTCTCGGAAGGGCACGAGGGGGCCATTCCGCGCGGCGACCTGACGTACGAACCGGGTGCGCGTGAACTCGCCGTGCTGGACACCAGGTTCCACGCGGCCAAGCCCGTCTCCGGCAGCGAGTTCCGCTACTCGGTCACGGACGCCTTCCCCATCGGGATCGGCTTCCAGGAGCGGATCGACTACCCCGCCGAGCGGACCGACTACGTCTCCACGGGCACGGGACAGACGTGGATGGAGTCCGTGAACCTCGGGGCGGGCGCGCTGGAGGAGCGCAGTGGGCTCGTCCACTACCGCGGGGGCACGCACGCGACGCTGAACTGGTTCAAGCCGGTCTGGCACGCGTGGCTCGGCACCGGGCTCGGCTGGGGACAGGAGCGCGCGGGCAACCAGATCCAGTTCAACACGCCCGGCTGGGGCGACTCCGGGCCCGACCACACGGGCTTCGGCGACGTGTGGAGCGACGACACCGGGATGACCCAGTTCACGTCCGTGTACCAGGACGGCACCCTGGTCGACCGGCGCAAGAGCTCCGGAGCGTACGTGTGGGACGCGCCCGCCGACGAACACACCTACAAGGTCGTCACGGACACCACCCTCGACCCCGACCGCTGGACGCTGTCCACCCAGGGGCACTCCGAGTGGACCCTCCGCTCGGCGGCCACGCCCGCGGACCGCTGGACGTTCCTGCCGCTCATCAACCTCGGCTACGACATCGACACCGACCTCGCGGGCGCGGTGCGCGGCGGCGGCCGGGTGCCGGTGGGGATCCACGCCGAGTACGTGAAGGGCGCGCCCGGCACCGGAACCATCGGGGGCGGGAAGCTGGAGGTGTCCTACGACGACGGGAAGTCGTGGCGGGCGGTCCCGCTGTCGGGCGGTGGCGGCGCGGCGTCCTGGAAGGGGACGTTGAGCGTGCCGCGCGGCGCGGAGTTCATCTCCCTGCGGGCCTCCGCACGGGACGACCGGGGCGGCTCGGTGAGCCAGGAGGTCATCCGGGCGGTGGGGGTGCGATAG
- a CDS encoding rod shape-determining protein, which yields MTASLERLRRCHFAVDLGAARTRVYVKGAGLVVDQPSVAAINTRTGALLAVGEFAEKMTGRTPDYIRVMRPVSGGTVVDIEMAQRMLRQLLGDKVRRSLRRRPRLRAAACTPHDADPLAQRAAIETLVGLGARRVELVDTLIAAAVGCGLPVEQPEATMIMVCGAATTQVAVLCLGSIVTAERIPVGGEAVDRAIVQHLRHQHELMLPSQSVRPLQLALSGNGLTPHGPASTEIHGRDVATGLARSVQVDTAAVRDAIQTPLTAVLDGIGKVLRACPPDLVADLADRGIMMVGGSALLPGLDQMLRQATGMPVHIAERPDVCAVQGLGYMLEGKIEPLTLDPLAL from the coding sequence ATGACCGCGAGTCTCGAGCGGTTGCGCCGCTGTCACTTCGCCGTCGACCTGGGCGCGGCCCGGACCCGGGTGTATGTGAAGGGCGCGGGGCTGGTCGTCGATCAGCCTAGTGTCGCCGCGATCAACACCAGGACCGGCGCGCTGCTCGCGGTCGGCGAATTCGCGGAGAAGATGACGGGCCGCACCCCCGACTACATCCGGGTCATGCGGCCGGTGTCCGGCGGCACGGTCGTCGACATCGAGATGGCCCAGCGCATGCTGCGCCAGCTGCTCGGCGACAAGGTCCGCCGCTCCCTGCGTCGCAGGCCCCGGCTGCGCGCCGCGGCGTGCACCCCGCACGACGCGGACCCGCTGGCGCAGCGCGCCGCGATCGAGACGCTGGTCGGCCTCGGGGCGCGGCGGGTCGAGCTGGTCGACACGCTGATCGCCGCCGCCGTCGGGTGCGGACTGCCCGTCGAACAGCCGGAAGCCACCATGATCATGGTGTGCGGGGCGGCCACCACCCAGGTCGCCGTGCTGTGCCTGGGGTCCATCGTGACCGCCGAGCGCATTCCGGTGGGCGGCGAGGCCGTCGACCGCGCGATCGTGCAGCACCTGCGCCACCAGCACGAGCTGATGCTTCCTTCGCAGTCGGTACGGCCCCTGCAGCTCGCCCTCTCCGGCAACGGGCTCACCCCGCACGGCCCGGCGTCCACGGAGATCCACGGGCGGGACGTGGCGACCGGCCTCGCCCGTTCCGTACAGGTCGACACCGCCGCCGTACGCGACGCCATCCAGACCCCGCTGACCGCCGTACTGGACGGGATCGGGAAGGTGCTGCGGGCCTGCCCGCCCGACCTGGTGGCCGACCTCGCCGACCGCGGCATCATGATGGTCGGCGGCAGCGCGCTGCTGCCGGGCCTCGACCAGATGCTGCGGCAGGCGACGGGCATGCCGGTGCACATCGCCGAGCGTCCCGACGTGTGCGCGGTGCAGGGCCTGGGCTACATGCTGGAGGGCAAGATCGAGCCGCTGACGCTGGACCCTCTGGCGCTCTGA
- a CDS encoding GAF domain-containing protein: protein MHDPVPRLPSLLEAVLSVGTDLELRATLQHIVDAAAELTEARYATLDMTDPGRDGLRRIRTAQRPEPPEPPARPEPPESPEPPEPPELIVPIHVDDEVFGDLRLAGKRAGPFTDEDEQLVRVLATQAGIAIGNARLYETARQRERWIEGAAAVTTALLSGESAADALMTVAERARRLAEASAGVILQPTEDGGMEIVTASTLDDPGDIVGTVIEPGSPVLEQLLGGEPVFIDDSATDPRMTTHVRHRFGPNMMLPLQAGGRLLGTLALPRRRGGRPYTAVERLLATQFASQAALALVHAEAQHSRERLAVYEDRDRIARDLHDLVVQRLFATGMMLESTQRRSTGTGDTDKDVHAMLGRAVDELQSTVQEVRTAIFALQQPPADAPTTFRGKVLREAAGAAAVLGFQPSTRFTGPVENRLAEPVAGRLLTALRRALAAASRRAGVSRVEITVDVTAPLPDGRPGVRLTVFDDGGAGTTVTWRSPL, encoded by the coding sequence ATGCACGATCCGGTCCCGCGCCTGCCGTCGCTCCTGGAAGCCGTCCTCAGCGTCGGCACCGACCTCGAACTGCGGGCCACGCTCCAGCACATCGTGGACGCCGCCGCCGAGCTCACGGAGGCGCGGTACGCGACGCTGGACATGACCGATCCGGGACGGGACGGGCTCAGGAGGATCCGTACGGCGCAACGGCCCGAGCCACCCGAGCCACCCGCACGGCCCGAGCCGCCGGAGTCGCCGGAGCCGCCGGAGCCGCCGGAGCTGATCGTGCCGATCCACGTCGACGACGAGGTGTTCGGCGACCTGCGCCTCGCCGGAAAGCGCGCCGGCCCGTTCACGGACGAGGACGAGCAACTGGTACGGGTCCTGGCGACCCAGGCCGGTATCGCGATCGGCAACGCCCGGCTGTACGAGACGGCGCGGCAGCGCGAGCGCTGGATCGAGGGCGCGGCAGCCGTCACCACCGCGCTGCTCAGCGGCGAGAGCGCCGCCGACGCGCTGATGACGGTCGCCGAACGGGCCCGGCGCCTGGCCGAGGCCTCGGCCGGTGTCATCCTCCAGCCCACCGAGGACGGCGGCATGGAGATCGTGACCGCCTCCACGCTCGACGACCCCGGTGACATCGTCGGCACCGTGATCGAGCCGGGCAGCCCCGTCCTCGAACAACTCCTCGGCGGTGAACCGGTGTTCATCGACGACTCGGCGACCGACCCCCGGATGACCACGCACGTACGGCATCGGTTCGGGCCGAACATGATGCTGCCGCTCCAGGCGGGCGGCCGTCTCCTCGGCACGCTCGCCCTCCCCCGTCGGCGCGGCGGCCGTCCGTACACCGCGGTGGAGCGGCTGCTCGCCACCCAGTTCGCCTCACAGGCCGCGCTGGCGCTGGTGCACGCCGAGGCCCAGCACAGCAGGGAGCGGCTCGCGGTCTACGAGGACCGCGACCGGATCGCCCGCGACCTGCACGACCTCGTCGTCCAACGGCTGTTCGCGACCGGCATGATGCTGGAGTCCACCCAGCGCAGGAGCACCGGAACGGGCGATACGGACAAGGATGTGCACGCGATGCTCGGCCGTGCCGTCGACGAACTCCAGTCCACCGTCCAGGAGGTCCGCACGGCGATCTTCGCGCTCCAGCAGCCGCCGGCCGACGCCCCCACCACCTTCCGCGGCAAGGTCCTGCGCGAGGCGGCGGGCGCGGCCGCCGTGCTGGGATTCCAGCCGTCCACCCGGTTCACCGGCCCGGTGGAGAACCGTCTCGCGGAGCCCGTAGCCGGGCGGCTGCTCACCGCACTGCGCCGCGCCCTGGCCGCCGCCTCCCGCCGCGCCGGTGTCTCCCGCGTCGAGATCACGGTCGACGTGACGGCGCCTCTCCCCGACGGACGCCCCGGGGTCCGCCTGACGGTCTTCGACGACGGCGGCGCGGGTACGACGGTCACCTGGCGGTCGCCCCTGTGA
- a CDS encoding SDR family NAD(P)-dependent oxidoreductase: MTQRRVVVSGGGTGIGLATAEAFAADGDRVVLLGRREDVLRKAADTLNGQYGESTASWCAADLADPEQVGRAREFITADETPVDVLVANAGGNVAREPDGTLASIADSYRDNFDANVLTAVLLTEALLPHMRRPGGRIVQLSSIASLRGPGSYGGSKAWVNTYTYALAQRVGPEGITVNAVAPGFVGDTEFFGARATPEFIASRVGQTLTGKPGHPSEIAAAVRYVASPEAAYLTGQLLHINGGAALGR, translated from the coding sequence ATGACTCAGCGACGTGTGGTGGTGTCCGGCGGCGGTACCGGGATCGGCCTGGCGACGGCGGAGGCGTTCGCCGCCGACGGGGACCGGGTGGTGCTCCTCGGCCGCCGCGAGGACGTATTGCGCAAGGCGGCCGACACCTTGAACGGCCAGTACGGCGAGTCGACGGCGAGCTGGTGCGCGGCGGACCTCGCCGACCCCGAACAGGTCGGTCGGGCGAGGGAGTTCATCACGGCGGACGAGACCCCGGTGGACGTGCTGGTGGCCAACGCGGGCGGCAACGTGGCCCGTGAGCCCGACGGCACGCTCGCCTCCATCGCGGACAGCTACCGCGACAACTTCGACGCCAATGTGCTGACCGCGGTCCTGCTCACCGAGGCCCTGCTCCCCCACATGCGCCGCCCCGGCGGGCGTATCGTGCAGCTCTCCTCCATCGCCTCGCTGCGCGGGCCCGGCTCGTACGGTGGCTCCAAGGCCTGGGTGAACACATACACCTACGCCCTCGCGCAGCGCGTCGGCCCCGAGGGCATCACCGTGAACGCGGTCGCCCCCGGTTTCGTCGGCGACACGGAGTTCTTCGGCGCCCGCGCGACACCGGAGTTCATCGCCTCCCGGGTCGGCCAGACCCTGACCGGCAAGCCGGGTCACCCCTCCGAGATCGCCGCCGCCGTCCGGTACGTGGCGTCACCGGAGGCGGCGTACCTGACGGGGCAGCTGCTGCACATCAACGGGGGCGCGGCGCTGGGCCGTTAG
- a CDS encoding SDR family oxidoreductase yields MDWAGASGSTWGAAAKEAGPDTFAVACDVTDESSCRAAVEEAAAGLGGIDALVYATGIGPLAPVEKLDADAWRRAMDTNVIGAALVTSAALPHLTKSGGEGDSRTGFNDGWDREYAAQVYPVWRQRGYLTGSLLDVEEFLRVLDVVLRCGGTIPEVTVTPRPPVRASQA; encoded by the coding sequence GTGGACTGGGCCGGTGCATCGGGGTCGACCTGGGGCGCCGCGGCGAAGGAGGCGGGCCCGGACACGTTCGCCGTCGCCTGTGACGTGACCGACGAGTCGTCCTGCCGGGCGGCGGTCGAGGAGGCCGCCGCCGGGCTGGGCGGCATCGACGCGCTCGTCTACGCCACCGGCATCGGCCCCCTCGCCCCGGTCGAGAAGCTCGACGCCGACGCCTGGCGCCGCGCCATGGACACCAATGTGATCGGTGCGGCGCTGGTCACGAGCGCCGCGCTCCCGCATCTGACGAAGTCGGGCGGGGAAGGGGACTCCAGGACCGGGTTCAACGACGGCTGGGACCGGGAGTACGCGGCCCAGGTCTACCCAGTCTGGCGGCAGCGCGGCTATCTGACGGGTTCCCTGCTCGACGTGGAGGAGTTCCTCCGCGTCCTCGACGTCGTACTGCGCTGCGGCGGCACCATCCCGGAAGTGACCGTGACGCCGCGCCCGCCCGTCCGGGCGTCCCAGGCCTGA
- a CDS encoding class I SAM-dependent methyltransferase, which yields MRALLTTKTARRALRPIADLIDQRIDRRIRRAIGDGSEGGLQRELATLRNRQRPLELLIDGTGRGVSRMPAQIHLDRAIEELAQVSGDRSGAERNISQAFRLLIALEALGVGRIAGGTMNICGKLSAVPLLDPPNDEILEIGTLYGMFGAALIRMMERAGRDPRLTIVDPLAGLQLQPGTTEGADPTGTPVRGAAVRANLALVGAAGAAARVQQGFSEDPEVRALVSDRSYGVIIVDGDHSAAGVAADLEWAEQIVAPGGIVVLDDFGHPKWPGIKEAFDKHMATDTRLTFLGQVANSGYLRASA from the coding sequence ATGCGAGCGCTACTCACCACCAAGACCGCCAGGCGCGCCCTGCGTCCGATCGCCGATCTCATCGATCAGCGCATCGACCGCCGGATCCGCCGCGCCATCGGGGACGGATCCGAAGGCGGACTCCAGCGCGAGCTGGCGACACTGCGTAATCGTCAGCGTCCCCTCGAGTTGCTGATCGACGGGACGGGCCGCGGCGTGTCGCGCATGCCGGCCCAGATCCATCTCGACCGCGCCATCGAGGAGTTGGCGCAGGTGAGCGGAGACAGGAGCGGGGCGGAGCGGAACATCTCCCAGGCGTTCCGGCTGCTCATCGCCCTGGAAGCGCTCGGGGTCGGCCGGATCGCCGGCGGCACCATGAACATCTGCGGCAAGCTCTCCGCCGTCCCGCTGCTCGACCCGCCGAACGACGAGATCCTCGAGATCGGCACCCTGTACGGGATGTTCGGCGCGGCCCTGATCCGGATGATGGAGCGCGCGGGACGCGACCCGCGTCTGACGATCGTCGACCCGCTCGCGGGCCTCCAGTTGCAGCCCGGCACCACCGAGGGGGCCGACCCGACGGGCACTCCCGTGCGCGGCGCCGCGGTGCGTGCCAATCTGGCCCTGGTCGGCGCGGCCGGTGCCGCGGCCCGTGTCCAGCAGGGCTTCTCCGAGGACCCCGAGGTGCGTGCCCTGGTCTCCGACCGTTCCTACGGGGTGATCATCGTCGACGGTGACCACTCCGCCGCCGGTGTCGCCGCGGACCTGGAGTGGGCCGAGCAGATCGTCGCGCCCGGCGGGATCGTCGTACTCGACGACTTCGGACACCCCAAGTGGCCCGGTATCAAGGAGGCCTTCGACAAGCACATGGCGACGGACACCCGGCTGACGTTCCTCGGGCAGGTCGCGAACTCGGGGTATCTGCGCGCGAGCGCGTAG
- a CDS encoding DUF1932 domain-containing protein, which yields MAAVSHALAARHGVDAELTLEAESITSRILAEVDYLPSVAARAWRWAPEMEEIAATLRSTGLPPDLAEAGATVLRHWTADKDRFDLPLEGVLAHLHTPDDQD from the coding sequence CTGGCCGCCGTCTCGCACGCGCTCGCCGCGCGTCACGGCGTGGATGCCGAACTGACCCTGGAGGCCGAGTCGATCACCTCCAGGATTCTCGCCGAAGTGGACTACCTGCCCAGCGTCGCGGCCCGCGCCTGGCGTTGGGCCCCCGAGATGGAGGAGATCGCCGCCACCCTCCGCTCCACCGGCCTCCCGCCCGACCTGGCCGAGGCCGGCGCCACGGTTCTGCGCCACTGGACCGCCGACAAGGACCGCTTCGACCTCCCCCTGGAGGGGGTCCTCGCCCACCTCCACACACCCGACGACCAGGACTGA